A region from the Mycobacterium heidelbergense genome encodes:
- a CDS encoding nucleotidyl transferase AbiEii/AbiGii toxin family protein — translation MLHAVNAIFKGGTSLSRVYGLIERFSEDVDLLIRFPSATIGKGARDKVLKHIRDVVAQHLQLDSENVVQLEATTGVKRNVRYSYPTFERRQSSIIAPSVLLEMGCRGGTHPTHRNELRSMVAEFAIDELGEAPGTWDEFAAVSVEVLAPERTLLEKLALLHDCAVRQLDERTSERLRKAGRHVYDVHCLLRPERVTAVLNELGPAGIAELCADIDEHSTDAGFPSTPRPSGGYGDSPLLDPSAPCQSLLGESYQVAMQFVYGHRPTIEECLQTIRDSTSRL, via the coding sequence TTGCTCCACGCGGTTAACGCGATCTTCAAGGGCGGCACCAGCTTAAGCCGCGTTTACGGTCTGATCGAACGCTTCTCCGAAGACGTTGATTTGCTGATCCGTTTTCCTTCGGCCACTATCGGGAAAGGCGCCCGGGACAAGGTTCTGAAACACATCCGCGATGTGGTGGCGCAACATCTCCAGCTCGACTCGGAGAACGTCGTACAGCTGGAAGCTACAACGGGTGTGAAACGCAATGTGCGCTACTCATATCCCACTTTTGAACGCCGGCAGAGCAGCATAATCGCCCCAAGTGTGTTGTTGGAGATGGGATGTCGCGGCGGTACACATCCAACGCATCGGAACGAACTGCGATCGATGGTTGCCGAGTTCGCTATCGATGAACTGGGTGAGGCGCCAGGAACGTGGGATGAGTTCGCGGCAGTGTCCGTGGAGGTCCTAGCTCCCGAACGCACTCTACTTGAAAAGCTTGCGTTACTGCATGATTGCGCCGTCCGTCAGCTAGACGAAAGGACCAGCGAGCGATTACGAAAGGCGGGCCGGCATGTCTATGACGTGCATTGCCTTCTTCGCCCGGAGCGGGTCACCGCGGTTCTCAACGAGCTTGGTCCGGCGGGGATTGCCGAATTGTGCGCTGATATCGACGAACACAGCACCGACGCGGGATTCCCCTCTACACCCCGTCCGTCTGGCGGGTATGGCGACAGTCCTCTGCTAGATCCGTCTGCCCCATGTCAATCTTTGCTCGGGGAAAGCTACCAAGTTGCGATGCAGTTCGTTTATGGCCATCGGCCAACCATCGAGGAGTGCCTCCAGACGATTCGCGACAGCACCAGCCGGCTCTGA
- a CDS encoding cellulase family glycosylhydrolase — protein sequence MHRRTALKLPLLLAAGSALAHAPRASAGPPRSSGEITRWSADRANRWYQAQGFLVGANYIPANAINQLEMFQPGTYDPRRIDTELGWARSYGLNSVRVFLHDQLWAQDPRGFQSRLAQFVGIAANHGIKPLLVFFDSCWDPLPKPGPQRAPRPGVHNSGWVQSPGAEHLGDPRYARILQDYVTSVLTQFRNDNRVLGWDLWNEPDNPARVYAKVERKDKLERVADLLPQVFRWARAVDPSQPLTSGVWRGGDQGEQAGRSPISDIQLSNADVITFHSYAEPAGFESRIAELAPLGRPVICTEYMARTQGSTVEGILPVAKRHNVGAFNWGLVAGKTQTYFPWDSWDHPYTAPPKVWFHDLLQPDGRPYRDSEFQAVRTLGGRQPT from the coding sequence GTGCACCGTCGAACGGCCCTGAAGCTACCCCTGCTGCTGGCAGCGGGCTCGGCTCTGGCCCACGCGCCTCGCGCCTCCGCGGGACCACCCCGCTCCTCCGGGGAGATAACCCGGTGGTCGGCCGACCGCGCCAACCGCTGGTATCAAGCGCAAGGATTTCTCGTCGGCGCGAACTACATACCCGCAAACGCCATCAACCAGCTCGAGATGTTCCAGCCGGGCACCTACGATCCCCGGCGCATCGACACCGAGCTGGGCTGGGCCCGTTCGTACGGGCTCAACAGCGTGCGGGTCTTCCTGCACGATCAGCTCTGGGCTCAGGACCCGCGCGGCTTCCAGAGCCGCCTCGCGCAGTTTGTCGGGATCGCGGCCAACCACGGCATCAAGCCGCTGCTCGTCTTCTTCGACTCCTGCTGGGACCCGCTCCCCAAACCGGGGCCGCAGCGCGCGCCGAGGCCCGGCGTCCACAACTCGGGCTGGGTGCAGAGCCCCGGGGCCGAACACCTTGGCGATCCCCGCTACGCCCGCATCCTGCAGGACTACGTCACCAGCGTTTTGACCCAATTCCGCAACGACAACCGGGTTTTGGGGTGGGACCTGTGGAACGAGCCCGACAACCCCGCGCGCGTCTACGCCAAGGTGGAGCGGAAGGACAAGCTGGAGCGCGTCGCGGACCTGCTCCCCCAAGTGTTCCGGTGGGCGCGCGCAGTCGATCCCAGTCAACCGCTGACGAGTGGCGTGTGGCGCGGCGGCGACCAGGGAGAACAAGCCGGCCGCAGCCCGATCAGTGATATCCAACTGAGCAACGCCGACGTGATTACCTTCCACTCCTACGCCGAGCCCGCGGGCTTTGAGTCCCGGATCGCCGAGCTGGCCCCGCTGGGACGACCGGTCATCTGCACCGAGTACATGGCTCGGACCCAGGGCAGCACCGTCGAGGGGATCCTGCCCGTCGCGAAGCGGCACAACGTCGGCGCATTCAACTGGGGGCTGGTCGCCGGAAAGACCCAAACCTACTTCCCGTGGGACTCGTGGGATCACCCGTATACGGCGCCCCCGAAGGTGTGGTTTCACGACCTGCTACAACCCGACGGGCGGCCCTATCGGGACAGTGAATTCCAAGCGGTCCGGACGCTGGGCGGCCGGCAGCCCACATAA
- a CDS encoding class I SAM-dependent methyltransferase: MTATDKVDFTDVRWGSVEWTNLCTLYLRAYESRSSTPILGDTAATEAVDRIEYDWARMRRAMRPGSNQYLVTMRAKQLDDWSADFLRRYPNAVVLHLGCGMDTRAFRLHPPDTVQWFDVDQPNVIALRRKLYDDRDGYRMIGSSVTDGAWLDEIPTDRPALMVAEGLVMYLTEPEVRTLLQRLTDRFGGGELLFDTVSPMGPRLSKVLTKGITKWGIRDARDIERWNPRLRFLERSPAGALYERIPSAPVRRLWRLISATPMRNYDVLNRFAF, encoded by the coding sequence ATGACCGCGACAGACAAGGTCGACTTCACCGATGTGCGGTGGGGCTCGGTGGAATGGACGAACCTGTGCACGCTCTACCTACGGGCATACGAAAGCCGTTCGTCGACACCGATTCTCGGGGACACGGCGGCCACCGAGGCGGTGGACCGCATCGAATACGACTGGGCCCGCATGCGTCGCGCCATGCGGCCCGGGTCCAATCAGTACCTGGTCACCATGCGCGCCAAACAGCTCGACGACTGGAGCGCCGACTTCCTGCGCCGTTACCCGAACGCCGTCGTGCTGCACCTCGGGTGCGGCATGGACACCCGGGCGTTCCGGCTGCATCCACCGGACACCGTGCAGTGGTTCGACGTCGACCAACCGAACGTGATCGCGTTGCGGCGCAAGCTCTACGACGACCGCGACGGCTATCGGATGATCGGCTCGTCGGTGACCGATGGCGCGTGGCTGGACGAGATACCCACCGATCGTCCGGCGCTGATGGTCGCGGAGGGACTGGTCATGTATCTCACCGAGCCCGAGGTGCGCACGCTGCTGCAGCGCCTCACGGATCGGTTCGGCGGCGGCGAGCTCCTCTTCGACACCGTGTCGCCGATGGGGCCGCGGCTGTCCAAGGTGCTCACCAAGGGCATCACCAAGTGGGGCATCCGTGACGCCCGCGACATCGAGCGATGGAACCCGCGGCTGCGCTTCCTCGAGCGGTCCCCCGCGGGGGCGCTCTACGAACGCATCCCCTCGGCGCCGGTGCGGCGGCTGTGGCGGCTGATCTCCGCCACGCCGATGCGGAATTACGACGTGCTCAACCGCTTCGCGTTCTAA
- a CDS encoding GbsR/MarR family transcriptional regulator codes for MSPEEAEFVDRLGLFFELLGATRTMGRAYGWLLICDPPQQSLTQLADALSVSKASISTVARQLLEGGMVERLPSPNRQHLYRVRSGGFTSVLETQLSLMRLGIEPAEFALSVLGEDRAEQRERVEDFRDFCEFCTQAYRDQLMRMWTEYRAKRRQP; via the coding sequence GTGTCGCCGGAAGAGGCCGAGTTCGTCGACCGCCTGGGCCTGTTCTTCGAGCTCCTCGGCGCCACCCGCACGATGGGCCGCGCGTATGGGTGGCTACTGATCTGCGATCCGCCGCAGCAGTCGTTGACCCAGCTGGCCGACGCGTTGTCGGTGAGCAAGGCGTCGATCAGCACCGTTGCCCGGCAGCTGCTGGAAGGCGGCATGGTGGAGCGGTTGCCGAGCCCGAACCGCCAACACCTCTACCGGGTCAGGTCGGGCGGGTTCACCAGCGTTCTGGAAACGCAGCTGTCGCTGATGCGGCTGGGGATCGAGCCCGCCGAGTTCGCACTGTCCGTGCTGGGTGAGGACCGCGCCGAACAGCGGGAGCGCGTCGAGGACTTCCGCGATTTCTGCGAGTTCTGCACCCAGGCCTACCGCGACCAGCTCATGCGGATGTGGACCGAATACCGGGCGAAAAGGAGACAGCCATGA
- a CDS encoding DUF2237 family protein, translated as MPDRNVLGGPLEPCGTDPLTGYYRDGCCSSGPEDRGRHTVCAVMTAEFLEHQRSIGNDLLTPVPEYRFPGLLPGDRWCVTALNWLRAHHDGCAAPVVLASTHERTLEVVPLEALLEHKVDVPDDLANL; from the coding sequence GTGCCCGATCGCAACGTGCTGGGTGGCCCGCTGGAACCGTGCGGCACGGACCCCCTCACTGGTTACTATCGCGACGGTTGCTGCTCGAGCGGGCCCGAGGACCGCGGCCGGCACACCGTATGCGCCGTGATGACCGCTGAGTTCCTGGAGCACCAGCGTTCCATCGGCAACGACTTGTTGACGCCGGTCCCCGAGTACCGGTTTCCCGGCCTGTTACCCGGCGACCGCTGGTGCGTCACCGCGCTGAACTGGCTTCGGGCCCACCACGACGGTTGCGCCGCACCCGTGGTGCTGGCGTCCACGCACGAGCGCACCCTCGAGGTGGTGCCCCTCGAGGCGCTTCTGGAACACAAAGTCGACGTTCCCGACGACCTGGCTAACTTGTAG
- a CDS encoding IclR family transcriptional regulator encodes MTQTLDRLETPRQATSPPTERVVSIMRLLGSHPARAFSLAEITRELGISRATGHAILTTLVAHHWVVRDTATAAYCWGPGIASLANPASDRIFHGILRQLAESTATQVFLARRDANTIVVVDSAGESASGMRIDRGLRMPLVAPFGRDYIAWSAPGAQRAWLEGIGKPSATLSRRIDLVINEIRERGYAIERLSREYVRVYTALRALGGEAEPDAITARLARALADLTVIDVLRAELTENGTHSVATVSAPILDEDGVVSMSISAAPFATLAADGVERLGEQVRAAARRIEAQLASSTS; translated from the coding sequence GTGACACAGACGCTAGACCGGCTCGAGACCCCTCGTCAAGCCACTTCCCCACCGACGGAACGCGTGGTCTCGATCATGCGGCTGCTCGGGTCGCATCCCGCGCGCGCGTTCTCCCTCGCGGAGATCACCCGCGAATTGGGAATCAGCCGGGCCACCGGCCACGCGATCCTGACGACGCTGGTCGCCCATCACTGGGTGGTGCGCGACACCGCGACGGCCGCGTACTGCTGGGGACCGGGCATCGCGTCGTTGGCCAATCCGGCCAGCGACCGGATCTTTCACGGAATACTTCGGCAGCTCGCCGAATCCACGGCGACACAGGTCTTTTTGGCACGCCGCGATGCCAACACGATCGTCGTCGTCGACAGCGCCGGCGAGTCGGCGTCCGGAATGCGAATCGACCGCGGACTGCGCATGCCGCTGGTCGCGCCGTTCGGCCGCGATTACATCGCGTGGAGCGCCCCCGGCGCCCAGCGGGCCTGGCTGGAGGGCATCGGCAAGCCGTCCGCCACGCTATCCCGCCGAATCGACTTGGTAATCAACGAGATCAGGGAACGCGGATATGCCATCGAGCGGCTCAGCCGCGAATACGTTCGGGTCTACACGGCGCTGCGGGCGCTCGGGGGAGAAGCGGAGCCCGACGCCATCACCGCCCGGCTCGCACGCGCGCTCGCCGACCTCACGGTGATCGACGTCCTGCGCGCGGAGCTGACCGAAAACGGCACGCACAGCGTCGCCACCGTTTCCGCTCCGATCCTCGATGAGGACGGGGTCGTCTCGATGTCGATCAGCGCCGCGCCGTTCGCCACCCTCGCCGCCGACGGGGTCGAGCGGCTGGGCGAGCAGGTACGAGCCGCCGCGCGACGGATCGAGGCGCAGCTCGCGAGCTCTACAAGTTAG